CTCAGGAACACTCGCAGCAAGGTTTCGGCTCAGGCTCATCCTCATTTGCAGTGATTAAAAGAACGAGAGCGTGGCCTGTCTTTGGTAGGATCAAAGGTATCGGAAACGGAGTAAGTAGATTTTATCTTCTCCTGTGAGTCCTGATGGTTTTCTCAGTAAGTCTTGATTTCTTGTTGGACGACTTCCAGCAGTAACTGTAGTTTGTGTGTAAGATAATCTGAAAggggacggggcggggagggaaggaagaaagtttAGTCCAGAGGAAATCTCAAGATAGGGCTTAAAATCAGAGCATCAGCGTTGATGGCTGGATTACTATATTAGCAGATTGCTGTAactctttcctttcttgctgtatgttttcttctgttcagtgGTTACCGATTCACCTCAGCCCAACATCaagtcaaaagaaaacaagattgaTAACTGAAATTATAAATTAAACTCAGAACTGGGCTCTTTGTGTGACACCAGGGCTACACCCAAAGGAAATCTGTGCTAGACATTGCATGGAGCGGAGATGTATTTCATTTACGCACCCGCATCAGTGCCCAAAACCATCCTGTCCTCGTCACCAAACAGATAGCCTTCAGGTAGCCCCATCTTCTCCTACCAGTCCTCTCCCCAGCCTTCAAGCAAGTATGTTTGTGCACGGGGTTACAGTGTCTGCCTGTCAAGCTGTCCACCCTAACTTTTGATCTCGTTGCTCATTGTCAGCCAAATCTGACAGAGAGGTGAGGTGGTGATCCCGAAGATATGATGAAGTTTAGCAGGAAGCAGGGTTGGGGTGCTCAAGTGACCCTCTCTGTTCCCTGCCGTTGGTAGACCTCAGccctgtctttttttaaaacaaagcatcaGGCTGGCTTATCAGTCTATTCACAAGCCAGGCAGCCAGGGCCCGTGCCCGGCTGCCAACCACCCACAGCACAGCCTACCCCTCGTCTCTTTGGCTGCAGAGGCTGTGTCTTGGGAAAGCCATTGCAGGGGTGGCAGGGTTTGTGATTTAGGTTTCACGAGGTCTGTTGGTCATGGAGCAATTTGTGTTAGAGATGAGCCCTGGGAACAAACCAACATCCCCAGCCCTGACCCTGCTTAGGGTCCGCTATACTGAAACTCAAAAACATACTTACAAAACAGGCTACGGCAACGACTTGACATTTGCCTATGGATTATGAGGTAGTAGACTGGAAAACCACTTAAAACCATGGTGCATCCGATGCTAATGTTCACAGGGTCTGAGTAGAAAGACATTGCCACTGTGAAGAGGCAGATGATGGTAAAAGAGACAGGAACGAACAAGGGAACCTGGGGAAAAGAGCACAGAAGACTCTCAGGCAAAACTGATGGCTGTGGCAAATCGGCCTCCACACTTGCCAGTACACACTGTATTCACTTCTCCATCttaaagaagatgagaaaaatcaaatagcTGTCCTCCACACTGCTTCTGTACCATCAGTTGCAAATGAGTAGGATGCATAGAACAAAAATTGACTCATACCATCTTCGTAGCCCAGGTGCATGCCTCCTTGTATTCATGTGCATGAAAATGTAAACCTCACTTGCAACGGGAAGCCAAGCAGGGGGAGAAGTCACCGATACCCCACTGGTTGCTGAATGTACTGCTCCTGTGCATGCACGTGTACCTACTTGCCACCTGAGGCAACTGCTGGTGGAAAATCTGAAGCCAAGAGTAGGAGCAGCACTTTGAATTAAACCGTTCTTTGGTTATAACACTCATGACTCATTTTGACCTGCCTCCAGCTTGCCTGAGACTTAGAGCAGCCAAAATAGGATAAACCAGACACCCTATCTTCATAGCACTTGCATCAAGAACATGAGCTTCAATAACACCCTGACGAAAGACCAAAGAAGCAGTCAGCACTTCAGCCTTACCCTGTTGGGTGAGCCAATGCATCTGGGTTATTTGGAGAGTAAGTCAGAAGACTGCAATAAACAATAAAACTGTGAAACATTCCCTCAGTCTTTGGATCCAACCTCAGCCAAGTTCCTCCTCGCCGTGGCTGATAGAAcgagggagctgctggtctcaccTAGGGTGACAATCTCTTTTCCGGTAACAGAGATCCTATTTTGGATGCTGACCATGCCAAGCTGGAAGAGTTTGGTTGCTCTAGCGgtggcagccagccagccaccaaACTTATGTGCTCTTGCTGTCTTTCCAGCTGGAgcatcccctgccagcctctcctACGTGCAGGCACTCACGCTGCCCATCTCCCTGAGAGGTGTGCGAGAGGACAGCTTCCTCCTCTTACTGGTGTTTTCTCACACCATTTCTAACTCAAAGTGCTACTGGGGAGAAGAAGTACCACCACAATCACATGTATTTTATGATTTGTTCTGTGTAAACTGGTGGCAGAAGACGACCTCTCTCTGGCCACTAGAGCGCAGCACATGCCCACACCACCTGCGCTCCTGCTGATAATTGGGCTTCGGGTTTGAAGTGGTTATAAacacgggagggggggggggggggggataaaaaaatcAGCCAAACAGACCAAAAGCCCAGCATTTCCCTCCCTCACTTTATCCGCCTTTAGGAGCCGTTAAAAGCCTTAAATCTCTGTCTAAACCAAAATGGGGCAAAGTCTCAGCAGCTGAAAACGTCACCAGTGCTATCCACTAATTAACTTCCCCTGAGAAgcttggtttaaaagaaaaagagaaaacatatttACAATCTGGGTCTGGGTGAGTACGCGAGTGCAGCCAGCCAACAAACTGGGAAGCTTCAAGGTCCCTGCTAAACACACAGTCTCcagcaaagacagagaagaaaaattacccCAATCTTCCCACCGGGCCTCGGGAGGCACAGGgaggagccctgggagcagcgggAAGCATTTCTGTCCCCTGAGCTTCTTGCTGATCGGCTGCCCGGTGCCTGTGGCCTCAGAGGTCCCCTCCCCAGGAGCTGGCTGGATGCACCAGGCAGGCACAACTGGAGACAGGATCAAAATGTACCACTCAAGCACCACCTTGGCCAAACACCTTCTGCACATTATCCAGCAGCGGGAAAGGTGCTCCAAGCGCAAGAAAGCTGCTCCAGCACCAACTCCAACTTCCCCCACCAGGACGaggagcatcccagcacccaTCAGCGTAAGAAGGGCCACCAGAAGGGCCCAGCTGGAGGCTAGGGAAAGGCACAGGAGGATAAGGCGTCCTACACTTTGTGGTACACATCCAAGCTCTTTGCACATCCTCAGGGCCTGCAGCCACAATAGTTGCACACGTGCTGCTTTACAATTTTTTTGTGCCAGCAGATGATACCCCATAAGCCAGGTTTGCTCCCAGGATCCCTCCGGCCATGCTCTTTTCCCCCAAGCCTGACACCCTCCTGCTTCTCAGCTAGAGCCGAGACTTACCTACCACTGAAAGAACATCCAGGCAAGGGCCTCTCCTTGCAGCCCACGAGAGACGGGCGTGGGAACTGCCTTCTGCACATCTCCCAGTTCCCAGCCTGAAACTTTGtcccctggagcaggctgccATCCTAGAGACGTGACTGGTGACACCATGTAGAACCGGCTTTATAGGATTTACCATATCTGGCTGTTTGGGCACATTAACCGGTTTCAGGAGCTCCCCCTCATCCCTTATTGAGCAATAGGGATTGAGACCCCTTGCAGCCTAAAGGCAGCTGTGGCCATGTAATGCTCTAATTATTAGCaaataaggaagagaaatgaCAAGCCTGGGCATTCCTGGCTGTTAGATATGTGCCATGTGTTACCTTGAACGGGCTGCGCAGCTCCGGGTGACGGTGGCGATGGACAATGAGCCCAAGGGTGGCTAATCCTATGAAGAGCCATCGGGAAAAGCTGAAGAAGTTCATTAGATGGTAGATATCTCCGATACACACCATGGCAGTTACCAAAGGGAACTGAGCATTGTGAAGATGAAATACAGTCATTAAACCCTTACTACGGTCCTCGGACTAGAAAGGGTAATATGGATCACCTCCTCCGGCCCCCCTGCAATCACAGGCAGCTATTTCACAGCCCCAGCATTTCAGAGGTCAGCGAGCTTTACAAAACAGCGACACAGACTGAAGGCAAAAGCTCTGAACTCATTTTTATGATGTGCTACGCAAAGGAGCAATCCTTTCAAGATCAACAGCATCTTTGATGCTTTATGTCCTAGGCAGGCCAATTAAAACATGCACGATCCAAAAGCCTGTGCTGTCGGCACAAAGGTTACCTACAAAGATACCTGCTAAGTTTTTAGCAACTTGGTTGACCTGCAAGAGGAACTGCAGCACAGTTAGGATGGAGCTGGAccattgccagaaaaaaaaaccaccaccaaaaccgaGACCATCTCTGCAAATGGTCGTTCCCTGCATTTCCACCATACCTgtgaatttcagttttccaaatagCCAAAGCCTGGCAGAGGTGTTTTCATAGGACCAAATCAAGCAGCAACCGTGGCAGATGGTAGGGACAGTACTTTTAAAAAAGGTGTCCAAGGCTATAAGGCAGGGACTTCGAGGTAGTGGGTTTGGATACCACTGCTGGCACAAGGGCACTTAATACTTTGCAGCCGTTTCCAATATTCcaccttctttatttttcagagtcTGACTTAGTGTCTCAACACCCTTTAAAACTCCTcagcttctccaggctttgcaagAAAGCCAAGACAGCAAGAACAGGGCATGTCACACAGCCAGGTCTCCTTACCATCAACATGACAGCAGGAAGGGGTGTATGCCTTCGAATGTGGATCATGGAGAAGAGAGGAGGCCACTGTCCTTCCCTGGAAGCCACAAACAGAGTCCTAGGAAAAGACAGGGAGCCCTATGCATTAGCATCCCACATGCAGACTAGAAATGAGAAGATCAGCCGCTGGACTGACCTGAGGCCACAAGGCGCATCCCCAGCACAGGTCTGCTATTCAAGGCCACAGTTCTGCCTTTAGGTGCACTTTTGGGGCATTTGGAAGAAAACCCCAATGTTGAATTCCCATAGCTTTTCCAGGACCAGTTAGCTCAACGCAGTGCAGAGCCCACCAGCAGGaccaccagcagcatcccccttGGGCGGCCCATTATCAGAGACCTTTGGGCAAGTCCAAAGTGACCATGAATGAGTTCAGGCTGGAAACAGAAGCAAGAAAGTTTCTTGCCATCAGAGAAAGGGTTAATCTTTCCAGTAGGAAGTGGAGGGGTCACAAATGTCAATTCTTTACAAGAGAGGCTGGTGAGTCTGTGAAAGCGAATTGTCAGTCTTGATgcctatattttttaatatatatatattaaaagatataaaaatatatatagataaaaaaataaagtgcaatttCCTCAAATAATAGAGAATTTGCAATCCTCTGGCCAGCtattggaaaatatattttggcATACTGCCGAGAGGCCAGCTACACACAAGACCAGCTACAAAAAGACAGCAGAGAGCTCcttgcctccatccctccttcgACTCATGAAAGGGCGATTAGGGAGAAGGCATTGCATCCAATTTTATAAATTTAATATCCACAAACAAACCATGCCAGAGCatcagctgggctggagcagggccaaAAGCAGCTGGGGCAAGAGTGTAAAACTGTTTTTATTGCCGTCTCCGTGGTTTTGCAGGGGTGTGGCtggccagcagccagggaggcCCCATAGCTGTTTATGTGGCCTTTCTGCAGTGATTATGTTAATGGTGCCAAGATGGGGGAGAGAAAGGCAATAGGGACGCGCAGAACTGCTGTGCCATCCAGGGACTTCTCATCCTCAAAGAAAACCACTATCTAAAGGAGCTAATGGGGAGGATTCTCCGCACCTGTATTTAATACAGGACTTCAGTGGATCAAGTAACTCATAAGCTTTCGCGGTATGAAACATCCCTTTCATATCaactgatttttccttttgcaatccAAGCTGTGAAACAGAACCAGCTCCAGAGAGTTCACTCAGGTCCTTGGGACCAGCACGACGTGCTTCTCCATAAGCTCTGCCCTCCTCTCCAATTTCAAGGCTCCCATAAGGACGTGCAGTGTAGAGGCCAGTGAAGCTGGCAAGGTGACTTTGCCATGGAACAAAGCTTTACTTATTGCTACAACAAGACTTGTTGATCCTCAACTATTGCTTTAGGAATAGCCTGTCCCTGATAATATTTCACTGAGCTCAAAGCAAAGTCCTCAAGGGAGAGTTTGCCTTTGGCCAGAGATCCTCACAACAGAGGGACCCCGTGCCCTCTAGCAGAGCAGCTGGGTGAACCCAGCGAAAGAAGAGCAGGTCTCACTGAGCAGCTGCCAACATCAACAAATCCTCTAGTTCACCAGAAACATTGACATTTCACTTTAAACTGGGAATTTAAACCGAAGAGTGGGGTGGAAGATGataaaaatctttgtttctgAGCAGCCCTAGGTACCAAAGCCTGGACCTGGCCAGAAATAGAAAGGGTCAACTCTTAGCCAACAGGAACCATCCTGTAGTTGATATTCTGTGAGTCAAAGGCCTTATTTTTCCCACAGGAGTGGCTAAAATGCCATCATATGTGTGGGCAGTTGCACAGGTCGCTGGTGCTTCCCTCCAATTCAGTAAGCCTAAAGAGCAATAAATTCTTAGGGACGTGACCTTGAAAACGTGAAGATTCCTCCATTCATGGTTCCAAAGCAGGACAGTGCGACAAGAACAGGGACCACGGAGATCAGGCTTTTGAAGGCTCGCTGCACAAAGCTCTGGAGGAAGGGAAAGCGCGACTTTAGGAACATGTGGTGATCTCTAAACAACATCAGATTCAAGAGAAAGACAACTTCCTCCATCAAAGGAGTAAAATATGACTCACAAATCTTGCTTTTTCTACTGTCATctgaatgttatttttcattatcttttagGCAAGACTAGAAGAAGTTACTGTCGTCCAATAATCCAGAGAAATGAGAAAGCGATAAGGCGCTTTATTCGAAAACCATCTCCAAAACACTTGCCATGACCACACCTTCCTTTAGCATAAGGATGACGGCAGGGGAGACGACTCACCACAGCCACAGCAGGAGAAGCCAGAACATCTTGCGTTCCCAGGACTGTGTAATAGGAGACATTGGTGAGCATGTACCCCACAATTACCGTGATGACGGACACGATGACAGCCAGGGGGATATTTCTAcaagaaaggggaagagaggcaCACAAAGAACAAGCTGTTATCCCTTGTTATGCGCGCTACTACTGCAGATTGCGGCTGGAGTTGGTTCGGTGAACCCACAAACTTATTTCCTCTCATTCTGCATTTGGGAAAGCCACGCTACCCCAGATGCTGGTAACCCAAGACGACTTCTTCCCAGCCTTACCGTTCAGGTCTGACCAACTCTTCACGCACAAAGCTGGTCTGAAACCTGCAGGGTGggaagagacagggagagagtTTGAGCCATGCCACGGGGACCAGTCTGCTGCCCGGGAGGCGCCCTCCTGTCACACCTACCAGCCTGAATACGCGAACATGCCTGCGTAAAAAGCCAGGGGCAGCTTATCCAAAACCAGCGACTGCCTGTCGAAAGCGTCCTGGAAGTTTTCGGTGTGGCCT
Above is a window of Larus michahellis chromosome 1, bLarMic1.1, whole genome shotgun sequence DNA encoding:
- the LOC141741433 gene encoding cystine/glutamate transporter-like isoform X1, which produces MGKDKKKEEAVFLRKKITLVRAFSLLIGSMVGSGIFISPKGVLKNSGSVGFSLVVWFACGVLSMFGALCYAELGTRITKSGGHYIYILETLGPLPSFLFLWAEFFAIRPANSAVVSLAFGRYMLEPFFAPCAAPVPAVKLVSLLGYYTVLTLNSWSVTWSARLQTALSVIKLLALALIIVPGMMLLAQGHTENFQDAFDRQSLVLDKLPLAFYAGMFAYSGWFQTSFVREELVRPERNIPLAVIVSVITVIVGYMLTNVSYYTVLGTQDVLASPAVAVSFVQRAFKSLISVVPVLVALSCFGTMNGGIFTFSRTLFVASREGQWPPLFSMIHIRRHTPLPAVMLMFPLVTAMVCIGDIYHLMNFFSFSRWLFIGLATLGLIVHRHRHPELRSPFKVPLFVPVSFTIICLFTVAMSFYSDPVNISIGCTMVLSGFPVYYLIIHRQMSSRCRSLFYYLTHKLQLLLEVVQQEIKTY
- the LOC141741433 gene encoding cystine/glutamate transporter-like isoform X2 produces the protein MGKDKKKEEAVFLRKKITLVRAFSLLIGSMVGSGIFISPKGVLKNSGSVGFSLVVWFACGVLSMFGALCYAELGTRITKSGGHYIYILETLGPLPSFLFLWAEFFAIRPANSAVVSLAFGRYMLEPFFAPCAAPVPAVKLVSLLGYCHTENFQDAFDRQSLVLDKLPLAFYAGMFAYSGWFQTSFVREELVRPERNIPLAVIVSVITVIVGYMLTNVSYYTVLGTQDVLASPAVAVSFVQRAFKSLISVVPVLVALSCFGTMNGGIFTFSRTLFVASREGQWPPLFSMIHIRRHTPLPAVMLMFPLVTAMVCIGDIYHLMNFFSFSRWLFIGLATLGLIVHRHRHPELRSPFKVPLFVPVSFTIICLFTVAMSFYSDPVNISIGCTMVLSGFPVYYLIIHRQMSSRCRSLFYYLTHKLQLLLEVVQQEIKTY
- the LOC141741433 gene encoding cystine/glutamate transporter-like isoform X3, coding for MGKDKKKEEAVFLRKKITLVRAFSLLIGSMVGSGIFISPKGVLKNSGSVGFSLVVWFACGVLSMFGALCYAELGTRITKSGGHYIYILETLGPLPSFLFLWAEFFAIRPANSAVVSLAFGRYMLEPFFAPCAAPVPAVKLVSLLGYYTVLTLNSWSVTWSARLQTALSVIKLLALALIIVPGMMLLAQGHTENFQDAFDRQSLVLDKLPLAFYAGMFAYSGWFQTSFVREELVRPERNIPLAVIVSVITVIVGYMLTNVSYYTVLGTQDVLASPAVAVSFVQRAFKSLISVVPVLVALSCFGTMNGGIFTFSRTLFVASREGQWPPLFSMIHIRRHTPLPAVMLMLFPMALHRISHPWAHCPSPPSPGAAQPVQGWQPAPGDKVSGWELGDVQKAVPTPVSRGLQGEALAWMFFQW